The Streptomyces bacillaris sequence CACGGGCACCGGCAGCTCCTCCGGCTCCACCGAGGAGTAGACAGCACGCCCTCGATGCCCCCGGGCCCAGGCCCGGGGGCATCCGTCATGTCCGGGAGGGGGCGGCCGGTGGCGCCGTGGAGCCACGGACGACCAGCCGCACCGGCAGGCTGTCCGCCTCGGTCCCGCGGCCCTCCAGCACGGCCAGCAGGGCCGCCATGCCGCGCTCCCCGACCTGCTCGGCGGGCAGCTGGACGGTGGTCAGCTCCGGCTCCACGGCGGTGGCCAGGGCCAGGTCGTCGAAGCCGGTGACCGAGAGGTCGTCCGGCACCCGCAGCCCGAGCCGCCGGGCCGCCTTGCACGCGCCCGCCGCCAGGATGTCGTCGTCGCAGACGATCGCCGTGGGCCGCTCCCCGGTGACGGTCAGCGCCTGCTCGGCCGCCTCCCGCCCGGCCCGGACATCGAGCGGGGCCCGTACCGTACGCACCTCGGCGCCCGGTACCGCGTCCACCGCCTCGTGCAGGGCCTGGGCGCGGACCGCGAACGTCCAGGTGTCCACGGCGGACGCGAGATGGACGAAGCGGCGGTGGCCGAGGCCCAGCAGATGGTCCGTCACCTGGCGCATGCCGTCGGCGATGTCCAGGTTGACGTGGGCCGCCGCGTCCGTCCCGGCCGGGTCGCTGTCCAGCATCACCAGCGGCAGATCGGCCCCGTGCAGGGCGCTCAGCGCGGCGGAGGCCATCGAGGAGGCGATCACCCCGTCCAGCGAGGCGCGCGCCGAGGCGAAGGGGTCCCGGGCCGGGCCCGTGCCGTCCGGCGAGGGGTAGAGCACCACGCCGAAGTCGTGCTCGGCGGCGACGGCGGCGGCCCCCGTGTGGACCCGGGCGAAGAACTCGTTGGTGAGCGCCGGCACCACCAGCAGGGCCGTCCTGGTCCGGCCGAGCCGGAGGCTGCGGGCGGCCAGATTGGGCCGGTACCCCAGCTCCGCCGCGCTCTCCCGGACCCGCTGGGCGGTGGCCTCGGAGACCCGGCCCGGCCACTTCTCGCCCAGCACCAGCGAGACCGTCGCCTGCGAGACGCCTGCCGCGCGGGCCACGTCGCGGCTGGTGGGCCGGGGCGGAGCGGGCTGGTGCGGGTCGGTCACGCGGGCCTCCGTGCGGGCTGGTTCCATGCCGCCGCGAGGTGGACCGGCGGGCTGCGCACATGGTACGTATGAACCTCGACGTTATACGTAAAACCTCGGGTGGTGGCAGCCGTCCGGCGGAGAGGGGCAGGGAATGGCCGCGGGATATCTGGACATCCTCCGGGCGCGGCACGCCGCCCGGCTGCTGACGGGCACGCTGGTGGGGAGGCTGCCCAACGGCACCGCGCACATCGCGATCGTGCTCTTCACCCGGGCCGAGGGCGGCAGCTACACCCTGGCCGGCGCCCTGGCCGCCGCGTACGGACTGGCCACCGCCGTCGGACAGCCGCTGCTCGGCCGGGCCGTCGACCTGTACGGGCAGCCGCGCGTCCAGTTCCCCGCCGCCGTGCTCTCCGCGCTCGGCATGGCCCTGTTCGCCGTGGCCGGGCTCGGCTCGCTGCCACTGGCGTACGCGGCCGTGGTCGTCGCCGGAGTCGCCACCCCGCCCCTGGAGGGCGGCCTGCGGGCCCTGTGGCCCAGCGTGCTGAAGCGCGAGGACCGGGTGCACCGCGCGTACGCCCTGGACGCCGTGGCGCAGGAGGTCATGTTCACCGTCGGGCCGCTCCTGGTGACGCTCCTGGTCTCCCTCTGGTCCCCCGCCGCCGCCCTGCTCGTCATCAACGCCATCGGCGTCCTCGGCGCCCTGTCGGTGGTCCTCTCCGAGCCCTCCCGCACCTGGCGCTCCGCACCCCGCGAGGCCCACTGGCTGGGCGCCCTGCGCTCGCCCGGGCTCCTCGCGCTGCTCGGCGCGTTCTTCTTCGTCGGGCTCGCGCTCGGCTCCATCACCGTGGCCGGGGTCGCCTACGCCGACGACCACGGCCGGGAGTCGGTGTACGGCTGGCTGATGGCCGCGCTCGGCCTCGGCGCCCTGATCGGAGGGCTCGGCTACGGGGCGCGGCAGTGGTCGGGGGAGCCGGAGAAGCGGCTGCGGGTGATCGTCGCCCTGCTGGCGCTCGGCTACCTGCCGCTGACGCTCACCCCGTCGGTCCCCGCCATGACCGCCCTCGCCGCCCTGGCCGGCGTCTTCCTCGCCCCGGCCATCGCCTGCTCGTTCATCGTGGTGGACCGGCACGCCCCGCGCGGCACGGTGACCGAGGCGTTCTCCTGGCTCGTCACCACCTTCGGGGTGGGCGCGGCCGTCGGCACGGCCGCCGCGGGACCGGCCGTCGAACTGGGCTCGACCGCCTGGAGCTTCGCCGTCGCGGGGGCCGGGGGAGTGGCCGCCCTGGCCGTCCTGCTCGCCACCGGAAGGGTTCTCACAGCTCCCGCCCGTACGGCCCAGGTCGTGGCGGGATCGGAAAATGATCGAAACGGTGCTGTCGAACCCGGTTTCAGCACCGGCCGTAAGGCGTAATGTTCAGTCATGGACCGCCGCATTTTCGGGCTGGAGAACGAGTACGGCGTCACGTGCACGTTCAGGGGACAGCGCCGACTGTCACCTGACGAAGTGGCGCGCTACCTCTTCCGCCGTGTTGTGTCATGGGGCCGCAGCAGCAACGTCTTTCTGCGGAACGGCGCCCGCCTCTACCTCGACGTGGGATCGCATCCGGAATATGCAACCCCCGAATGCGACAACGTGACCGAGCTGGTCACGCACGACAAGGCGGGCGAGCGCATTCTCGAAGGCCTGCTCGTCGACGCCGAACGCCGCCTGCACGAGGAGGGAATCGCGGGCGACGTCTATCTCTTCAAGAACAACACCGACTCGGCGGGAAACTCCTACGGGTGCCACGAGAACTACCTCGTCGCCCGGCACGGAGAATTCTCCCGGCTCGCGGACATCCTCATCCCCTTCCTCGTCACCCGGCAGCTCATCTGCGGGGCGGGCAAGGTGCTCCAGACCCCGCGCGGCGCCGTCTACTGCGTCAGCCAGCGCGCCGAGCACATCTGGGAGGGCGTCAGCTCCGCGACCACCCGCTCCCGGCCGATCATCAACACCCGCGACGAACCCCACGCCGACGCCGAGCGGTACCGCCGCCTCCACGTCATCGTCGGTGACTCGAACATGTCCGAGACGACCATGCTGCTCAAGGTCGGCGCCACCGACCTGGTGCTCCGCATGATCGAGGCGGGCACGGTGATGCGCGACCTGACCCTGGAGAACCCGATCCGGGCCATCCGCGAGGTCAGCCACGACCTCACCGGCCGCCGCAAGGTGCGCCTGGCCAGCGGGCGCGAGGCCTCGGCCATCGAGATCCAGCGGGAGTACTACGAGAAGGCCGTGGACTTCGTCGAGCGCCGGGGCATCCGCACCGGCACCGTCGACCAGGTCCTGGAGCTGTGGGGCCGCACGCTCGACGCCGTCGAGGCCGAGGATCTCGACCGGATCGACACCGAGATCGACTGGGTCATGAAGTACAAGCTCATCGAGCGGTACCGGGCCAAGCACAACATGACCATGTCGAACCCGCGGGTCGCCCAGATAGACCTCGCCTACCACGACATCCACCGCCGCCGGGGCCTCTTCTACCTCCTGGAGAAGAAGGGCCAGACCGCCCGCATCTGCAACGACCTGAAGATCTTCGAGGGCAAGTCGGTGCCCCCGCAGACCACCCGGGCCAGGCTCCGCGGCGACTTCATCCGCCGGGCCCAGGAGCAGCGGCGGGACTTCACCGTCGACTGGGTCCACCTCAAGCTCAACGACCAGGCGCAGCGGACGGTGCTCTGCAAGGACCCGTTCCGCTCCGTGGACGAGCGGGTGGAGAAGCTGATCGCCGGCATGTGAGCGGCGCCCGGGGCGCCCCCCGGACCTTCGTCGTAGGACAGGGCCCCGTACGTTCCTCGTACGGGGCCTTCTCCACGGCCTAGAGTGGTTCGGACTAACCACAGTGCCCCCTGAGATCTGAGGAACCAGTGCGCCGAATTGCCGGCCTTCTCGTCGCCCCCCTCCTGCTGCTGTCGGCAGTGGCCTGCGGCAGCGACGACAAGGCCTCCGACTCCGCCTCGTCCAAGAACGGCGTGCCCGCGATCACCGCAGGCGCGAAGTTCGGCGAGAAGCCCACCCTCTCCAAGGGCAAGGGAGACCCGCCCAAGGAGCTGAAGACCGAGGTCATCAGCGACGGGGACGGCGCGAAGCTCAAGAACGGCGACGCGATCCAGGTCAACTACCTCGGTCAGTCGTGGGACTCCGACAAGCCGTTCGACAACAGCTTCGACCGCAAGCAGCCCTTCGACCTGACGCTCGGCGCGGGCATGGTCATCCAGGGCTGGGACAAGGGCCTCGTCGGCCAGAAGGTCGGCAGCCGCGTCCAGCTCGTCATCCCCCCGGACCTCGGCTACGGCGAGCAGGGCCAGGGCGACATCAAGCCCAACGCCACCCTCGTCTTCGTCGTCGACATCCTGAAGGCCACCCAGATCCCGGCCTCCGCCAAGGGCACCGAGGTCGCCCAGGACAACATCGACCTGCCCAAGGTCGGCACCAACGACGACGGCAAGGCGCCGAAGGTCACCATCCCCAAGAGCGACCCGCCGAAGAAGCTGTCCTCCACCTACATCCTGGAGTCCGACGGCGAGGTCATCAAGGAGACCGACAGCGTCGTCGTGAACTACGTCGGCATGGTCTGGAAGGACGCCAAGGAGTTCGACTCCACCTACACCCAGGGCAAGACCCAGACCTTCCCGCTCGCCCAGGTCACCCTGAAGGGCCTCAAGGACGGCCTGATCGGCAAGAAGGTCGGCAGCCGCGTCCTCCTGGTCATCCCGCCGGACCAGGCATTCGGCGACCAGCAGCAGCAGGCCATCCCGAAGAACTCCACGCTGGTCTTCGCCGTGGACGTGCTGGCCAAGATGTGAAGCCGTGCCTGGCCAGGGATGTAAGACTGTCCCGGTTGCCCAGTTCATCATTTTGAGGAGCAGTTCCGTGAGCATCGAGAAGCCCGAGATCGACTTCCCGGGTGGCGAGCCGCCGGCCGACCTGGAGATCAAGGACATCTGGGAGGGCGACGGCCCCGTCGCCAAGGCCGGCGACCGGGTCCAGGTCCACTACGTGGGCGTGGCCTTCTCCACCGGCGAGGAGTTCGACGCCTCCTGGAACCGCGGCACCCCGCTGGCCTTCCAGCTCGGTGTCGGCCAGGTCATCTCCGGCTGGGACCAGGGCGTGCAGGGCATGAAGGTCGGCGGCCGCCGCCAGCTGACCATCCCGGCGCACCTCGCGTACGGCGACCGCGGCGCGGGCAGCGCCATCGCCCCGGGCGAGACGCTGATCTTCGTCTGCGACCTGGTCTCGGTCTGAGCCGTCCCGGACGCGCGTGAGTGAGGGCCCCCACCGGTGCGGTGGGGGCCCTCGCCGTTCGGCGGGCCCCGCCGTGGTCCGGACCACGGGCTCGCTTTGGAACCGACACCCCGG is a genomic window containing:
- a CDS encoding FKBP-type peptidyl-prolyl cis-trans isomerase, with the protein product MRRIAGLLVAPLLLLSAVACGSDDKASDSASSKNGVPAITAGAKFGEKPTLSKGKGDPPKELKTEVISDGDGAKLKNGDAIQVNYLGQSWDSDKPFDNSFDRKQPFDLTLGAGMVIQGWDKGLVGQKVGSRVQLVIPPDLGYGEQGQGDIKPNATLVFVVDILKATQIPASAKGTEVAQDNIDLPKVGTNDDGKAPKVTIPKSDPPKKLSSTYILESDGEVIKETDSVVVNYVGMVWKDAKEFDSTYTQGKTQTFPLAQVTLKGLKDGLIGKKVGSRVLLVIPPDQAFGDQQQQAIPKNSTLVFAVDVLAKM
- a CDS encoding MFS transporter, encoding MAAGYLDILRARHAARLLTGTLVGRLPNGTAHIAIVLFTRAEGGSYTLAGALAAAYGLATAVGQPLLGRAVDLYGQPRVQFPAAVLSALGMALFAVAGLGSLPLAYAAVVVAGVATPPLEGGLRALWPSVLKREDRVHRAYALDAVAQEVMFTVGPLLVTLLVSLWSPAAALLVINAIGVLGALSVVLSEPSRTWRSAPREAHWLGALRSPGLLALLGAFFFVGLALGSITVAGVAYADDHGRESVYGWLMAALGLGALIGGLGYGARQWSGEPEKRLRVIVALLALGYLPLTLTPSVPAMTALAALAGVFLAPAIACSFIVVDRHAPRGTVTEAFSWLVTTFGVGAAVGTAAAGPAVELGSTAWSFAVAGAGGVAALAVLLATGRVLTAPARTAQVVAGSENDRNGAVEPGFSTGRKA
- a CDS encoding LacI family DNA-binding transcriptional regulator — protein: MTDPHQPAPPRPTSRDVARAAGVSQATVSLVLGEKWPGRVSEATAQRVRESAAELGYRPNLAARSLRLGRTRTALLVVPALTNEFFARVHTGAAAVAAEHDFGVVLYPSPDGTGPARDPFASARASLDGVIASSMASAALSALHGADLPLVMLDSDPAGTDAAAHVNLDIADGMRQVTDHLLGLGHRRFVHLASAVDTWTFAVRAQALHEAVDAVPGAEVRTVRAPLDVRAGREAAEQALTVTGERPTAIVCDDDILAAGACKAARRLGLRVPDDLSVTGFDDLALATAVEPELTTVQLPAEQVGERGMAALLAVLEGRGTEADSLPVRLVVRGSTAPPAAPSRT
- a CDS encoding FKBP-type peptidyl-prolyl cis-trans isomerase, translated to MSIEKPEIDFPGGEPPADLEIKDIWEGDGPVAKAGDRVQVHYVGVAFSTGEEFDASWNRGTPLAFQLGVGQVISGWDQGVQGMKVGGRRQLTIPAHLAYGDRGAGSAIAPGETLIFVCDLVSV
- the pafA gene encoding Pup--protein ligase → MDRRIFGLENEYGVTCTFRGQRRLSPDEVARYLFRRVVSWGRSSNVFLRNGARLYLDVGSHPEYATPECDNVTELVTHDKAGERILEGLLVDAERRLHEEGIAGDVYLFKNNTDSAGNSYGCHENYLVARHGEFSRLADILIPFLVTRQLICGAGKVLQTPRGAVYCVSQRAEHIWEGVSSATTRSRPIINTRDEPHADAERYRRLHVIVGDSNMSETTMLLKVGATDLVLRMIEAGTVMRDLTLENPIRAIREVSHDLTGRRKVRLASGREASAIEIQREYYEKAVDFVERRGIRTGTVDQVLELWGRTLDAVEAEDLDRIDTEIDWVMKYKLIERYRAKHNMTMSNPRVAQIDLAYHDIHRRRGLFYLLEKKGQTARICNDLKIFEGKSVPPQTTRARLRGDFIRRAQEQRRDFTVDWVHLKLNDQAQRTVLCKDPFRSVDERVEKLIAGM